From the genome of Triticum aestivum cultivar Chinese Spring chromosome 1A, IWGSC CS RefSeq v2.1, whole genome shotgun sequence:
caatttttacaccattatcgatatctagtcacacatttaatacacatgcatattgatcttcttcttaacagttcaaagaggtgcgggacaagctcctagcataggaccgcatagaagcaattcaagaggaaatagcgggatttttgctcgaccaggtcatagatcccaaagaagaatactattatccgctaccgcccccatcaaccacttccaattgttatcgtgctccgaaggcatcaattagctaggctaatgccactggctccgaaggcaccaattaggagaaattatatatatatatatatatatatatatatatatatatatatatatatatatatatatattatgatcggtcgttctactagaaattctatttatatatatgcataacgtgtacaatatgtagtatcgtaaaatatcagcaaacgaaaaagaattaaatggaaaacacaaaattaaatgaaaaagaaatcataaacccaaaaccccccaaacattttaaTACCAGTTGGtgacaccaatcggtactaaagggctccctaccCCCGAAGCTGCCTCGTgtcacgtggttgccctttagcaccagttcgtgttgaaccggtactaaaagggggggcctttagtgcctacattttagcaccggttaccaaaccggcactaaagggcttTACAAACCGGTGCTATTGTCCGGTTCTGCACTGGTGCATACTCTATAAAAAAAACTTAGTCTGTGATTCTGTGAATCAATAGACATGCATGGATACGGGAAGTATGGTGACGAGTTGGGAGCGACTATTTGTATAGATATGTAACATGTGCTAGAGAAAACAAGAACCTAGGCAATAATGCTTCGAGAGCGAGATATGTtggtgcattgcatgcatgcatggatatCTTGGATTATTGTGCGAGGGCCACGCGGAACCCCTGCACACCAAGCAAGCAAAAATTCCGCGAGGCAAAAGATATCGccagcctatgtttggacatcctaCAACCATGGCGAGCCCGTGGGCAGACCTTAAAATGCCATGGCCATGCACGCCGGGCTAGCTCCCCTCTCAGGTTAAATTGGACGTCCTTCCTATATAACTTCGACACACTCGGGATGCGGAGGCCGTCAACCTGCAGCATCCTCCCATCGAGCCGTTGCCTCCTTCCTGCTCTCTCTCGGTCTTAATTTGGCCTGCCCTCCACGCGCGCGCACCGATAAATACACTCTCGACGAGGGCGGTCGAGAAGAGACCGAAAGGAGCAAGAAACATGGCGCGGCTCTCCGTGACCACCActgccctcctcctcgccgccgtcgccttcttcatcGCCGCCGAGGCCGCCGTCACCAAGGACTTCACCTTCGCCCGGGGCATAAAGCTGCACATCTCGAAGCAGGGCACGGCGACCGACCACATCTTCGCCGGGGGCAGCAAGCTCTTCGTCGCGAGGCACGACGCGGCGCCGGCCGACCACGCCTCCGCCCGGGGCAGCAAGCTCGACGTCACGCAGAGCAAGATCTCCATCCCGAAGAAGAGGCTCGCCGTCTCGCAGAGCAAGCTCTTCGTCGCGAGGCACGACGCGGCGCCGGCCGACCACGCCTTGGCCCGGGGCAGCAAGCTCGACGTCACGCAGAGCAAGATCAGCATCTCGAAGAAGAGGCTCGCCGTCTCGCAGAGCAAGGCGGCCGTCCAGAAGAAGGGCTTCATCTTCTTGGAAGGGCGCAagctggccggcggcggcgcgttGTCGGCGGACACGGCGGGCGCGGCCCCGGGGGCGGTGCAGGCGTGCGACCAGCTGGAGGCGTACCAGAGGGTGTGCCACACGCTGCTGCACCTGCCCGGGGTGACGACGGCGCGGGCGCTGATGGAGACGGCGGTGCGGGTGGCGCTGGGGCGGGCGCGGGCGGCCAAGGTGACGTTCGACGCGGCCAAGGCGGCGTCCGGGGCGGGCAACCCGATGGCGTCCATCCTGGGGTCGTGCGAGCAGAACTACGACGACCTGGTGGACGCGCTGGAGGAGGTGAGCCGGGCGATGCACAAGCCCGGCACCAGCAGCGAGAGCCTGGTGGAGAAGATGACGGCGGCCAGCACCTACGCCGGCGACTGCGACAACTGGTACGAGGAGCGCGACGTCAAGTCGCCCTACGAGGTCATGCAGCGCCACCTCGCCCAGATGGTCTCCGTCGCCCTCGGCCTCGCCAACAAGAAGCTCTGAGCAAGCTTCGCCGTATGCTCGCTATGCTTTGCTGCGCGTGCTGATTAATGGACTCTTGTGTGTGAAGGGTGTGGTGTGCTGTATGCCGTATGCATGCACTTGATGCTACAGTATATACTATGTGATCAAGGTTTGAGGAGGTTTGTAGTGCTAGTGTATGTACAAGTATGCTAACACGGCAAGCAGGTTGACCTCATTAATCTAAAATATTTCATTTCAAATCAAATGCTACTCTATTTGGCTTTCCTTCTTTGTGTTGGAAAATGTCTTCAAAACTATGACTGGAGTGGTACATGACATCTTTCTTTTCTGTGGTTTTTCCGTTTTGACGATCTTCTATAAAATGCCACATTTCAGATTTCATTGACGATCTTTTCTGTGGTTTTTCCGTTTTGACGATCTTTTCTGTGGTTTATCCAGCTGCGAAGATGGCTATAGCATTCCAGATTTCATTGTGTTTACTAAAAGAGAAGAAGTCCGCATTAGTTGAAGGAATGGGAAAGATCGCATGCTTTACATGGTCTTGCACTGCAAGTTCTCCCGCAAAAAACAACATAGATGCATTGTTAGTTTGTCTTCACCGACATCGAAGATCCTTACGAATGGTGAGATATTGAGTTTGCTGACGAAGATCCTTAGGAAAGGCAAGATATTGAGTTTGATTGCTGGATGATGCCAGGTCGCTCTCAATTTTGATTTGTGCTGGTTCGTGTGCAACACCCCATGTGCCCGCCTCGCAGCAATACACTTATGTTGTGTTTCAGTTTGGGAGATCAGAAATTTGGTGCGCCTACCCATTTTGTGCTAGAACTGTTCTTCACGAATGATGAGCTGGTGATTGATTAACCAATACATTCCTACCATAAGGAGCATTGTTGTCACATAAGCAAACACGGCATCATGATACAACCGTCACCAACGGCACTAAGAAACTCCATGAGAATCATGATGACAACCGTCACCAGACCTCCTAAACTCATGATTGTTTCAGATTGCTCGCTTAAGTTGAAGATTTCTCTGTAGACTTGCTGGAGACTGCACCACAGGTCATCATACATTCACACTGGTAAGAAAGGTCAATACAGTTCGTGATGCTCCACAGGGAATACAGAGCAGACATGCACCCAACAATTTTTTTACTCATGACTAGGAGGTATCAGAGGGTAATAATACACCTCCAATCAAAATAGCTTGGAAGGAAAATAGTAAGATTAGAAACAGGGCCCAAGCTTGTGAGTGACATCAATAGGGTAAATAAACCAATATGATACATGTGATATCAACCAGGAAAGAATTGGAAAACAAGAATTCAACTAGGCAACTGTACCGGTGGATGGTAACTTACAGCAAACATGGGTAAAAACCACTAAGAGAACTCTGCATGATGGAAGGGTGGAGCTTTAGGGACAAGAGCCCCAACCTGCCGGTAAACGCCATCTATCCTGCCGCCGTAATTCAGGTGCAGCACTACATGTGCTCCTCGCCTCCTCAGACTCTAACAAACTGCTTGATTGCTCCAGCAGCTAGAGCAGAGATCAGATAAGCCTCAGCTCGTATTCACCGGCCATTGTGATGTACCTAACCCAAGGGAGGGCCTGGTATCCACTTTTCTCGATGACTTTCAGATAACGAACCTGCAAAAGTATAAGAATATGGTATATAAGCAGGATGCAAGACTGCCAAAGAAAGTTGTGAGCAAAGCTACCTAGTTACAGATCTACAACAAGAGCTGATGGATTACCTGAATGCCTGAAACGGTAAAATAGGGTATCTCAAATTTCACACGTATTGGAGCCTTCTTTTCAGGGGTTGCTTCTTCCGAGGTAATGCTGGGAAGGCTAAACTCTGCTCTACACATATATTCCTGATAGAGTAATAGGTCCAGGGAATTAGAGCAATCCAGCCTAGCATAACATGGAAGCAAAAGTGTACATATGGAACTGGATCAGGACCTACCTTGCCACCAGGAAATGATTTAATTTTCCAGACCATTGCGTCTCTCTCAGGTGCATATGCCGCAGAACCCATTGAAGTCCTTATATTTGGGTTTGTCGCATCATAGGGTACAGGTACTTCAATTTCTACATTTGTTCCGGTGCTGGAAATGAGAAAAAGAAATGCTATGTAAGTTGGTCATTCATGCCACCAGAGGCACATTATTATTGTTAGAAACAGGCACCTTCTTTCCTTGAACTGGCTCCTTGCCTTCACCATGATCTCTATCCGGCTTCTTGAATGCTTCTCAACTTGTGCTTCTACCCAGATCAGAGGCTTCACCTGCAGGAGGGACCAAAGCAAGATGTTTCATGCACTAATATCAAATGTGTGCCAGGACTTGGCATCTCATATGTCACCAAATAGTTCCTGGTTGTAAAACACAAAGGACAAACCTGTGTGGTGAGTCTGTAAGTCATTAGATCAAAAGCTCCATCTGGAGGGACGAATGATATAGTCCTATCATTCTCAAATCTGGTCAACCGAACACACCTAAAAAAAGGATTGGTCAATATAAACCCTAAAATGACTACTATGACAAAAAGAATATAGTAATCGTGTAATCTTACTGATGAAATTTGATATCATCCAGATCTATTGCTTTTCCTTTAGTTGCTCGGCCTTGCGCTTCCAAAAGAACTCTATCATTCAACCCAAGTTTACACTCGGGCATTCCACTGTGACAAATACATGCATATCAGCCATGATGAATATATCCCACAGGATATACAGGGAAAACATAGTCGGATAATACTTTGACCCATTAACCCAAAAGACCAGAAGTCGAAACCAGCTGGTTTGAGTCAAAGTTCAATTATCATTTGTAACTTACATAATCCAGTTCATTTATCGGGTACAACTTGATGATATTATCTGAAAGAGAACTAAGTAAAGTCTGCTTGTTCAAGACACACTTGCAATACATATGTTGTAGTTGGCAGGGTATGTATACACTTTATTAGTCTTTATTCCTCACTGTCAATTTGTTTCAACTGCTACTACACAACTACTAATTTTAAAGGTTACAGGAATGTGTTGGATAATATAatctagctacatcttcacagagCTACATGGATGTGATTCATATTAAATTTATTACTACACAAGCAGCTGAGTTATAAGCATAGTGTGAATTTGTGGTATGACTGTATGGGATGATATCACGAAGTTACCTCAGAAAGGTCCGCATCTTCAGCGCGCCGATGATGTCAGATCTCACGATCTGCCCGTTGCTATTGACAAGAATGTTGACACTCTCAACCACATCCAAGAACACCTGCGATACACGAGCCAACAATTTTCCCATCACATAACCATCAAAGTGAACCAGAGTAAACAGGGGCAGAGGTGTAATGTATCGCACTTCATTCTTCTTGTACCGAATCCCCTCGCTCCGCCATGACACGGCGTTCGTCACTGCCATGGGCGGCCTCTGTGTGACCTCCATCCTGTATGCATCGGTCTTGATGAACTCACTCAGGATCGTCGCCTCTGTGTATTGCGGATACCCGAAGTCCATCATCTCATCAAGTAACTCATACTGCGCAGAACAAAGGGCGTCCATAAGCCCCTCCAACATCAGTGGCAGCAACTCAAACTGAACCAAACCCAGCTCATGTAACACAGAAACGCACCACATACCACGACGACGAAGTTGTCCCTCAGAGATTCCTCCTCCAgctcctcaaagtagtgcttgaaCACCTGCGCCGACACACAGATCACATGAGCAGAATGCCCGTTGCTGCTACTTGCTCGCAATGCTAAAGAGAAGCACTGCTCGCTGCGGTGAGAATGGCGGCGCACGTACATCGACGAGGCGGTGGAGGAAGAGCAGGATGCTGGCGGCATTGCAGTTCTGGCGGGCGGCGGTGAGGAGGAAGACGTTGTTGTGCTGGATGAAGGTGTAGGAGACGCCGGCGCCGTCGTGGACGACGGGCGAGTGGACCTCCGCGTCGCCCTGGTAAAGCAGGGCAGAGCTCAGACCCGCAATTCGATGCTGCACAGATCTgagaggagagggagggagggcTCACGGACCTCCTTGTCGAGCAGCTTGGTGAAGAAGCGCTCGGCCTGGAGCGCGGTGACGTCGCCGCGGTAGTCGCGCCAGACGAGGACGCGGCCCTTGATGTCGAGCAGGAAGAGCGCCGACACCGCCCCCGCCATGCGGGCGGGGCACGCTGGATCTGGATCTGCCGGTGTAGTGCCTGACTGTGTGGTCGGCGgggggcggcgagcggcgcgggcgGCTGCTGGCTTCGGGCCTCGGCCGCTGAGGCCTCCGGATCCGCCGCGGCTCTGGCTGCTGTGCACGCGCGCGCCGTGTTTGAGTGAGGGAAGGGAAGGGGAGATCGGAGCCGGGACTGACGACGGCGGGGGCTTGTGCTGGAGTGGTTGGATCAGATCCGGGCGGTTCTCTTGCTGTCCCACTGCACGGTGGGGCCAGTGCTTGGTTACTGGCTTTGCCAGGATTAGTTAGTCTTTTAACAGGAGTAACACGTGTGATTGATGAGGGAAAAAATGGATCAAGGTTGAGCGTCTACAGCCGGACGCCCCCGGCCCGGTCACCGAAAATGCGATCAAGACAGACGTCTTAAACGAGTCTCAAACGTTCGGACTGGCCGGCATTTCTCATTTCTAGCCCAAATATGCGGTGGATATGcggctcttagagcatctccaacagccgcgcaacGCGCCGCGCGCAAAAAGGTCATTTGCCGCGTGCCGttcgcctggtttggcgcggccGGCAGCGGTGGCTCCAGCAGACGCGTCAAAACTGAGCGCGCGCGCGTAGCTCCAGCGGCCGCCTAAAATGTAGCGCGCGCTAAATAGTGTGtatattttttttaataaaatccATAGATAGAAAAAACAatacatagatattttacatagttccatagcatagatagataaaaattaTTTAGATAGTGCAAGGACATAGATAAAAACTACTAGTGCACCTACAGCCTACTCccagtcgtcgtcgtcatcgtcatcgtcatcgtcgccaTCCTCGCTGGTCTACTCCGAGGTATCAAGCCACATGTCTCACCACCATTCTCAACTACATCGCACTGGGATAGCGCCAGGAccttccgccgacgcctgtccAACCGCTCAGCGCGGCGCCTTTGCGTCTCCTcctcgcggcgccttgcccagtaggCTTGCTCGTAGGATACGTCCTCCGGGTGTTgttggcgccactccgccatgacccgctcgtcctcatgggcgacgaggaggcg
Proteins encoded in this window:
- the LOC123180338 gene encoding uncharacterized protein, producing the protein MARLSVTTTALLLAAVAFFIAAEAAVTKDFTFARGIKLHISKQGTATDHIFAGGSKLFVARHDAAPADHASARGSKLDVTQSKISIPKKRLAVSQSKLFVARHDAAPADHALARGSKLDVTQSKISISKKRLAVSQSKAAVQKKGFIFLEGRKLAGGGALSADTAGAAPGAVQACDQLEAYQRVCHTLLHLPGVTTARALMETAVRVALGRARAAKVTFDAAKAASGAGNPMASILGSCEQNYDDLVDALEEVSRAMHKPGTSSESLVEKMTAASTYAGDCDNWYEERDVKSPYEVMQRHLAQMVSVALGLANKKL
- the LOC123065538 gene encoding AP-1 complex subunit mu-2; amino-acid sequence: MAGAVSALFLLDIKGRVLVWRDYRGDVTALQAERFFTKLLDKEGDAEVHSPVVHDGAGVSYTFIQHNNVFLLTAARQNCNAASILLFLHRLVDVFKHYFEELEEESLRDNFVVVYELLDEMMDFGYPQYTEATILSEFIKTDAYRMEVTQRPPMAVTNAVSWRSEGIRYKKNEVFLDVVESVNILVNSNGQIVRSDIIGALKMRTFLSGMPECKLGLNDRVLLEAQGRATKGKAIDLDDIKFHQCVRLTRFENDRTISFVPPDGAFDLMTYRLTTQVKPLIWVEAQVEKHSRSRIEIMVKARSQFKERSTGTNVEIEVPVPYDATNPNIRTSMGSAAYAPERDAMVWKIKSFPGGKEYMCRAEFSLPSITSEEATPEKKAPIRVKFEIPYFTVSGIQVRYLKVIEKSGYQALPWVRYITMAGEYELRLI